A single window of Aphidius gifuensis isolate YNYX2018 linkage group LG1, ASM1490517v1, whole genome shotgun sequence DNA harbors:
- the LOC122859386 gene encoding uncharacterized protein LOC122859386: MELNFRKEMSAYEREREREWLYAQPLYLTKQLLLRKIHLETRKVYAEFLKCEKDNRVHDWTWKHQREYYMHFYNTKNSSIREDIKLLGILEETERKIAWCQYEAKLTPITRDGTFRDLQALYPEEVEEYEWGPTMCNANTTLNQFERFLDNHK, from the exons atggagttaaattttagaaaagaaATGAGTGCCTACGAAAGGGAAAGAGAGCGAGAATGGTTGTACGCTCAACCATTATATTTGACgaaacaattattgttgagAAAG ATTCATTTAGAGACAAGAAAAGTTTATGCTGAGTTTCTTAAATGTGAAAAGGACAACCGAGTGCATGATTGGACTTGGAAACACCAACGAGAATACTACATgcatttt tataacacaaaaaattctTCGATACGTGAAGATATAAAGTTGTTAGGAATATTGGAAGAAACTGAGagaa aaATTGCTTGGTGTCAATATGAGGCAAAATTAACACCAATCACTCGGGATGGAACTTTCAGGGACCTGCAAGCTCTCTACCCAGAAGAAGTTGAAGAATATGAATGGGGTCCAACTATGTGTAATGCCAACACAACCCTTAATCAGTTTGAAAGATTTCTcgataatcataaataa
- the LOC122849942 gene encoding uncharacterized protein LOC122849942 produces the protein MVPRPSIIMHEYRNILVNERNSVERKITRRRNKKTELLKRNLDTGLDRSLGRRLEITAALIELQIISDQLDMDIRDTTRVIERMLERETGVARVLPDIPCPLDDPIHDSDGEGP, from the exons ATGGTTCCACGTCCAAGTATCATCATGCATGAATATCGCAACATTTTAGTAAATGAA aGAAATTCGGTAGAGAGAAAAATTACAAGGAGAAGGAATAAGAAGACCGAGCTGCTGAAGAGGAATCTTGATACGGGGCTGGACAGATCGCTTGGGAGGAGACTGGAGATCACTGCTGCA CTTATAGAGCTCCAAATAATCAGCGATCAGTTGGACATGGATATCAGGGATACCACTAGAGTGATTGAaa GGATGTTGGAAAGAGAGACTGGTGTTGCCCGGGTCCTGCCAGATATTCCATGCCCTCTGGATGACCCCATCCATGATTCCGATGGTGAGGGACCATAG
- the LOC122859461 gene encoding uncharacterized protein LOC122859461: MDQLADHIHLKNKFSQAYAQLKENPNALGIVKNIREIQDYIKRYNRSLGGLTGPRKKMTGATVALLTTWKCKLEHLQKKGGMVDEPTMHQNHADAIDARIQWSDLESAFKNRMRTGMIINILHKNLDLFLEDAKVMLIDRLENELSKKSAIKLNTILACNFQIVKQEEIEIETKYFSDGCMEILQSSNLDDILSNNFEILKADLEEKEMRGSGWTLHEILHLEININDYVPLRGGSSTFIEMPDWIIKTKSVVNVINYKDNNCFIWSVLAAMHKVPHPNRVSSYERYKNDLNLAGITFPMSWCKIKQFEKNNNLRINVYGIDNTDDLDDESNDEEGDSVDDSNGTNKKKKKRRLERIVPYYLSNNDASNHPTIHLLIIEKPEKKVDGFQDESADEDDEEEEEDEDDEDYDEYDFNNITNKRKLGEFSNHHFAYVKNLSRLISAQVSAYNGKKFICDRCLSYFHSQKSIDSHNPACREKNQYAMVMPTEKNNILKFTNYKYQLRVPYVVYADLESILEKVTDNSNNSLKKTIKQKHIPSSVAYYVKCSYDNTLSKFKLKRDKNCIEWFIKELEELSHNVDNILENIKPMNLTFDEELQFFNATKCHICKKLFTAENIKARDHCHLSGVYRGPAHVACNLNYQTSCIIAVVFHGLSNYDSHFLIKALKKQFPGDIDLLALNKESYISFTKRVKGTRIKLRFIDSYKFMASSISTLANELDDNDKSISRSYCDNLEEFKLITKKGIFPYDYIDCWEKFDEEQLPSKLDFYSQLNEEHVSDDDYAHACNVWRVFKLKNLGEYSDLYLRTDVLLLADIFENFRYFCLKTYDLDPAHYYTLPGLSFNAMLKYTEIELELLLDADKLLFIEGGIRGGLSQCSHRHVIANNKYMKEYNPNIRDSYLMYFDVNNLYGYAMASTLPVGNFQWVENFDINSLQSIGDDAEWGYILEIDLDYPVELHDEHRDLPLAPERQIPPLSTSKCPKLLATLYPKEKYVIHYRNLKQYVSLGLKKSTRSQRIIKLVSRYGGRGGARALISKPNFHSSLIIDDLVIVEMKRLSILFDKPIYGDNVNFVYMDTDSAILEIFTPDIYEFIRRECNNFDTSDYPLNNRYNIPQKNKKVPGIMKDECNGKIMKEFVGLRSKAYSFLVEDETCINNVKLHKKAKGVKKSSMKTITFEDYKNCVENHVQISRKQNLIRSERHQVYTITTEKIALSWNDDKRELIDGKNYTLPWGYAKELRNKIK, translated from the exons atggaTCAACTCGCAGACCACATTcaccttaaaaataaattctctcAGGCATATGCTCAGCTTAAAGAAAACCCAAATGCTTTGGGAATTGTAAAGAACATTCGTGAAATTCAAGATTACATAAAACGTTACAATAGATCATTAGGTGGTCTCACAGGACCTAGAAAGAAAATGACTGGTGCAACAGTTGCATTGTTGACTACTTGGAAATGTAAATTAGAGCATTTGCAGAAAAAAGGCGGTATGGTTGATGAGCCTACAATGCACCAAAACCATGCTGATGCTATTGATGCAAGAATTCAATGGAGTGACTTAGAAAGTGCTTTTAAAAACCGAATGCGAACTggaatgattattaatatattacataaaaatttagatttatttcttgaagatGCAAAAGTGATGTTAATTGATCGTTTAGAGAATGAATTAAGCAAAAAAAGCGCTATTAAACTTAATACAATTTTGGcttgtaattttcaaattgttaaaCAAGAAGAAATAGAAATtgagacaaaatattttagtgaTGGATGTATGGAAATATTGCAATCATCAAatcttgatgatattttatcaaataacttTGAGATACTTAAAGCTGATTTGGAAGAGAAAGAAATGCGTGGTTCAGGTTGGACCTTGCATGAAATTCTACatttggaaataaatataaacgacTATGTACCTTTACGTGGTGGTTCATCAACTTTTATTGAAATGCCTGATtggattataaaaacaaaatcagtTGTAAACGTTATAAActataaagataataattgcTTTATTTGGAGTGTGTTAGCTGCCATGCACAAGGTTCCACATCCAAACAGAGTCAGCTCATATGAAAGATACAAGAATGATTTAAATCTAGCTGGAATAACTTTTCCAATGAGTTGGTgtaaaatcaaacaatttgaaaaaaataacaatttgagAATAAATGTATATGGCATTGATAACACTGATGATTTAGATGATGAATCCAATGATGAAGAAGGTGATAGCGTTGATGATTCAAATGGtacaaataagaaaaaaaaaaagagacgtCTAGAAAGGATTGTTCCATATTATTTGAGTAATAATGATGCATCAAATCATCCAACAAttcatcttttaattattgaaaagccTGAGAAAAAAGTTGATGGATTCCAAGATGAATCAgcagatgaagatgatgaagaagaagaagaagatgaagatgatgaagattatGATGagtatgattttaataatattacaaataaaagaaaacttGGTGAATTCTCAAACCATCACTTTGCCtacgttaaaaatttatctaggTTAATTAGTGCACAAGTTTCAGCATataatggtaaaaaatttatatgtgatcgttgtttatcatattttcattctcaaaaatcaattgattctCACAATCCTGCATGTAgagaaaaaaaccaatatgcaATGGTGATGCcaacagaaaaaaacaatattttaaagtttacaAATTACAAATACCAGCTTCGAGTGCCTTATGTAGTATATGCTGACCTGGAAAGTATATTAGAAAAAGTAACAG ataattctaataattcattgaaaaaaacaattaaacaaaaacataTTCCAAGCAGTGTAGCATATTATGTTAAATGTTCTTATGATAATACGCtctctaaatttaaattaaaaagagacaaaaattGCATTGAATGGTTTATTAAGGAACTTGAAGAGCTGTCACacaatgttgataatatacttgaaaatatcaaaCCGATGAATCTTACTTTTGATGAagaattgcaattttttaatgcaacaaAGTGccatatatgtaaaaaattgttcacaGCAGAAAACATTAAGGCACGTGATCACTGTCATCTCAGCGGGGTGTATAGGGGGCCGGCTCATGTTGC atGCAACCTAAATTATCAGACATCTTGCATAATAGCTGTGGTATTTCATGGTCTCAGTAATTATGATAGCCATTTTCTAATTaaagcattaaaaaaacaatttccagGTGATATTGATCTTTTGGCTTTAAATAAGGAAAGTTACATAAGCTTCACTAAACGTGTTAAAGGTACTAGAATTAAATTACGTTTTATAGACTCTTATAAATTCATGGCTAGCTCAATAAGTACACTCGCTAATGAAttagatgataatgataaaagtaTAAGTCGTAGTTATTGCGACAATTTAGAagaattcaaattaataacaaaaaaaggtatatttccatatgattatattgattgttgggaaaaatttgatgaagaaCAATTGCCCtcaaaacttgatttttattctcaacTTAATGAAGAGCATGTgagtgatgatgattatgcTCATGCTTGCAATGTATGGagagtatttaaattaaaaaatctggGAGAATACTCAGATTTATATCTCCGTACAGATGTTCTTCTTTTAGctgatatatttgaaaattttagatatttttgtttgaaaaccTATGATTTAGATCCAGCTCATTATTACACACTCCCAGGGTTGAGTTTTAACGCGATGCTAAAATATACAGAGATTGAGttggaattattattagatgctgataaattattgtttattgaggGAGGTATTAGAGGTGGCTTATCACAATGCTCACATCGTCATGTCATTGCAAATAATAAGTATATGAAAGAATACAATCCAAATATTAGAGATTCATATTTAATGTACTTTGAtgttaacaatttatatgGTTATGCAATGGCTTCTACACTACCAGTAGGTAATTTTCAGTGGGTTGAGaactttgatataaattcattacaaTCTATTGGGGATGATGCTGAGTGGGGTTATATTTTGGAAATAGATCTAGACTATCCAGTAGAGCTTCATGATGAACATAGGGATTTACCTTTGGCACCAGAAAGACAAATACCTCCTTTATCTACAAGTAAATGTCCAAAATTATTAGCAACTCTTTATCCTAAAGAAAAGTATGTAATTCATTATaggaatttaaaacaatacgtATCTCTGGGgttaaaaa AGTCAACACGTTCACagagaataattaaattagtatCAAGATATGGCGGTCGAGGTGGAGCAAGAGCTTTAATATCAAAACCTAATTTTCACAGctctttaattattgatgatttagttATTGTTGAAATGAAACGATTGAGCATCCTTTTTGATAAACCAATATATGGTG ataatgttaattttgtatatatggaTACTGATAGTgcaattttagaaatttttacacCAGATATCTATGAGTTTATTCGTAGAgaatgtaataattttgatacatCTGATTACCCtctaaataatcgatataacattcctcaaaaaaataaaaaagtaccaGGTATTATGAAGGATGAATGCAATGGGAAAATTATGAAGGAATTTGTTGGCTTACGTTCGAAAGCATATTCATTTCTAGTTGAAGATGAGACTTGTATCAATAATGTAAAACTTCATAAAAAAGCTAAAGgagtaaaaaaatcatcaatgaaAACGATTACTTTTGAAGACTATAAAAATTGTGTTGAAAATCATGTTCAAATATctagaaaacaaaatttaattcgcTCTGAAAGACATCAAGTTTATACAATTACCACAGAAAAAATAGCTTTAAGTTGGAATGATGATAAGAGAGAACTTATTGATGGTAAAAATTATACTCTGCCTTGGGGTTATGCAAAAGAacttagaaataaaattaaataa